From a single Pieris rapae chromosome 17, ilPieRapa1.1, whole genome shotgun sequence genomic region:
- the LOC111000930 gene encoding uncharacterized protein LOC111000930 isoform X2 encodes MSLRQFCSPSELLTKLRADLRLSFPSFVQEFASEPLDGVTLLLELLRNVQLSQTGDGARGPPAVRRRPLLDELACLQCLWSCCTRYSECVRRLVACSNGVYALAVCIMSTVNKSRILALQLLTKACEAPAHGHSMISEALSTLRLRYGEPVRFRFLVGMLQSTGGSGDLQAAGLAFINSLLNSAPSPQRKLYIQAELEQAGFEVVTFKKIVAKLPNPNEHVVNEIEKYERQLIDIDTLSEKATEAQKEKDDLRHKLELLERRVKILQEEKGILLSLEKCLKEKCCELQEEVSTLRSEHSTSSRKKTFVIKKKNSTHRRRDESSPPEDEGISSSERSLSPEGDPQRESMVYEVFNIKNETYDLLRNKRTLHKKLESTKNHKKSTDDEDDTTIDEVIQELRNIVNHAESEQYLNRTDGKCKSNRTSETDYQKDRSEEKEDSITSTRHSIHITSSNEFEDNSSDENGKIVPTKLYPQPPNKNRSLSQLFPHVEKGLLFNKSQDFFDMYCSSDEGSDSLLSVSRCRSRVKKTDSLTSFDFTKCRAKFNEIDTDDNKLRKSKTREDSRKPTVKRSESFQSEKGSRQREYIESMFESHSSLIEPSPLQRSGSKCSRVDEIVNLIESKKLTKSLDRIDEGLNSMVDIIMVPETRKTTWSYEKRQRSVSRANSEIDEPPLMPRSSSRTHSYENKEDKCDKFSTARTTGSFDTNFNNTFMMKRGSNTGFYSGTPMLRDAPASMTSLVTNGTHSYSDMKRTFSPISSSYGLNKVTDMPSGLY; translated from the exons ATGAGCCTTCGCCAATTCTGCTCACCGAGTGAGTTACTTACTAAGCTCAGGGCAGATCTGAGGCTTTCATTTCCTAG TTTCGTCCAAGAGTTCGCGAGTGAGCCTCTAGATGGAGTGACGTTACTTCTCGAACTCCTGCGCAATGTTCAACTGAGTCAAACGGGAGATGGGGCAAGGGGACCTCCAGCTGTCAGGCGTAGGCCACTCCTGGATGAGCTGGCTTGTTT gcaATGCCTTTGGAGTTGCTGCACCAGGTATTCAGAATGTGTGAGGAGGTTGGTGGCCTGTTCCAACGGAGTATACGCTCTGGCTGTTTGCATCATGTCTACTGTCAATAAGTCTAGGATTCTTGCCTTACAG cttCTCACGAAGGCCTGCGAGGCTCCAGCACATGGCCACAGTATGATATCAGAAGCATTATCAACACTTCGCCTTCGATATGGTGAACCAGTCAGGTTCAGGTTCCTGGTGGGAATGCTACAAAGCACCGGCGGATCTGGAGACCTGCAAGCAGCTGGTCTGGCCTTTATCAATTCGCTGTTGAACAGCGCCCCATCTCCCCAAAGGAAACTCTACATACAGGCCGAGTTGGAGCAGGCAGGGTTCGAAGttgttacttttaaaaag atCGTCGCCAAACTACCGAACCCCAACGAACACGTAGTGAATGAAATAGAAAAGTACGAGAGACAATTGATAGATATTGATACTCTTAGTGAAAAGGCAACAGAGGCCCAAAAGGAGAAGGACGACCTAAGACACAAATTGGAACTTTTGGAGAGACGAGTCAAG ATCCTACAGGAAGAGAAAGGAATTCTATTATCTTTGGAAAAATGTCTGAAGGAAAAATGTTGTGAGTTACAAGAAGAAGTGAGTACACTTCGCTCCGAGCACAGTACTTCAAGTAGAAAGAAAACGTTTgtgattaagaaaaaaaactccACGCATAGAAGAAGAG ATGAATCATCACCTCCTGAAGATGAAGGTATAAGTTCCTCGGAAAGATCTCTCAGCCCTGAAGGAGACCCACAAAGGGAGTCAATGGTTTACGaagtattcaatattaaaaatgaaacatacGACCTACTACGAAACAAAAGAACACTCCATAAGAAACTGGAAAGCACCAAAAATCACAAAAAGTCGACTGACGATGAAGATGACACAACAATTGATGAAGTTATTCAAGAACTCAGAAATATCGTTAATCACGCAGAATCCGAACAGTATTTAAACAGAACAGATGGCAAATGCAAAAGCAATCGCACTTCAGAAACAGACTATCAAAAAGACAGAAGCGAAGAAAAGGAAGACTCAATAACAAGCACCAGGCACAGCATTCATATAACCAGTAGCAATGAATTTGAAGACAATAGCAGCGATGAGAACGGCAAAATTGTGCCCACCAAGTTATACCCTCAACCACCAAATAAAAACAGAAGCCTCAGTCAATTATTCCCTCACGTCGAAAAAGGGCTTTTGTTTAACAAATCGCAGGATTTCTTTGATATGTACTGTTCGAGTGATGAAGGTTCCGATTCTCTACTCAGCGTTTCACGGTGTCGCAGTCGTGTTAAGAAAACCGATTCGCTCACAAGTTTTGACTTTACTAAATGCCGAGCTAAATTCAACGAAATCGATACAGATGACAATAAactaagaaaatcaaagactaGAGAGGATTCAAGGAAGCCAACAGTTAAACGAAGTGAATCTTTCCAATCTGAGAAAGGATCGAGGCAACGTGAATACATTGAAAGTATGTTTGAAAGTCACTCGTCCCTTATCGAGCCATCGCCGCTCCAACGTTCCGGCTCTAAATGCAGTCGCGTCGATGAAATCGTGAATTTAATAGAATCAAAAAAGCTGACGAAAAGCTTAGACAGAATTGACGAAGGTCTCAACTCAATGGTCGATATAATAATGGTCCCCGAAACGAGAAAGACGACGTGGTCGTATGAGAAGCGCCAGAGATCGGTGTCTCGTGCCAACAGCGAAATCGATGAACCTCCTCTGATGCCCAGATCCAGTAGTAGAACACATTCGTACGAAAACAAAGAAGACAAATGCGATAAATTTTCAACTGCTAGAACGACGGGGTCGTTCGATACGAATTTcaataatacgtttatgaTGAAGCGTGGGAGTAACACAGGGTTCTATTCTGGGACCCCAATGTTGAGAGACGCTCCGGCTAGCATGACCAGTCTGGTTACGAATGGAACACATAGTTATAGCGATATGAAGAGGACGTTTTCACCAATCAGCTCCAGTTATGGCCTCAATAAAGTAACGGATATGCCTTCAGGGTTGTACTAA
- the LOC111002005 gene encoding uncharacterized protein LOC111002005: MQPSVIPTEYLLTRLAVIDLTSITKTIPALVLSLDAALQWIVLRHDPREPTLLLFNFGWKSKSKRRQCICQIPGLSYDLAEYIATNLSRVVGVATDAPSLESEETREMTARTVSNVLGRNGVYIIENVNIKRKIPERGCMSLAMPLKMLEAAYVPTRLTVFCPSQKTDRFVTIALKKQGETVEFVKADKDVDLAEIMN, translated from the exons ATGCAGCCATCTGTGATCCCAACAGAGTACCTTCTAACAAGGc tgGCTGTTATAGATCTAACTTCAATAACGAAGACGATACCCGCTTTAGTTCTGTCGCTGGATGCCGCCCTGCAGTGGATAGTGCTGAGGCATGATCCACGAGAGCCaacgttattattattcaattttggTTGGAAATCGAAGAGCAAACGTCGCCAGTGCATTTGTCAGATACCAG GACTAAGTTATGATTTAGCGGAGTACATTGCTACCAATCTTTCAAGAGTAGTAGGAGTAGCCACGGACGCTCCCAGCCTGGAGTCGGAAGAAACAAGAGAAATGACCGCTCGCACCGTCTCCAACGTGTTAGGGAGAAATGGAGTATATATCatagaaaatgttaatattaagagGAAAATACCTG agagAGGATGTATGTCACTAGCAATGCCTCTAAAGATGCTTGAAGCCGCTTATGTACCCACTAGACTCACAGTATTCTGTCCCTCTCAGAAGACTGACCGCTTCGTCACGATAGCTTTGAAGAAGCAGGGAGAGACCGTCGAATTCGTTAAAGCTGATAAAGATGTTGACTTGGCGGagattatgaattaa
- the LOC111000930 gene encoding uncharacterized protein LOC111000930 isoform X1 — protein sequence MGSGLSSANSKRRKESQNAESSRVLFLLYLIHRTWNVLIEHVDSKSARWRRSQSVPSSGELGRQFDSISFESSGSCYSSCSCSYCRLRDCAHDCVSELTQLEGMANCAGWSEEPISKEKQRPPIYNPEDYATSLKKWGKKTSGGNLYDVDPGQEPNKARTLPSQGSKDFRNPCLGVGEEMSLRQFCSPSELLTKLRADLRLSFPSFVQEFASEPLDGVTLLLELLRNVQLSQTGDGARGPPAVRRRPLLDELACLQCLWSCCTRYSECVRRLVACSNGVYALAVCIMSTVNKSRILALQLLTKACEAPAHGHSMISEALSTLRLRYGEPVRFRFLVGMLQSTGGSGDLQAAGLAFINSLLNSAPSPQRKLYIQAELEQAGFEVVTFKKIVAKLPNPNEHVVNEIEKYERQLIDIDTLSEKATEAQKEKDDLRHKLELLERRVKILQEEKGILLSLEKCLKEKCCELQEEVSTLRSEHSTSSRKKTFVIKKKNSTHRRRDESSPPEDEGISSSERSLSPEGDPQRESMVYEVFNIKNETYDLLRNKRTLHKKLESTKNHKKSTDDEDDTTIDEVIQELRNIVNHAESEQYLNRTDGKCKSNRTSETDYQKDRSEEKEDSITSTRHSIHITSSNEFEDNSSDENGKIVPTKLYPQPPNKNRSLSQLFPHVEKGLLFNKSQDFFDMYCSSDEGSDSLLSVSRCRSRVKKTDSLTSFDFTKCRAKFNEIDTDDNKLRKSKTREDSRKPTVKRSESFQSEKGSRQREYIESMFESHSSLIEPSPLQRSGSKCSRVDEIVNLIESKKLTKSLDRIDEGLNSMVDIIMVPETRKTTWSYEKRQRSVSRANSEIDEPPLMPRSSSRTHSYENKEDKCDKFSTARTTGSFDTNFNNTFMMKRGSNTGFYSGTPMLRDAPASMTSLVTNGTHSYSDMKRTFSPISSSYGLNKVTDMPSGLY from the exons TGAGCTGACACAACTGGAAGGTATGGCAAACTGTGCGGGATGGAGCGAGGAACCAATATCAaag GAAAAGCAACGACCACCAATATACAATCCAGAAGATTATGCAACATCTCTCAAGAAATGGGGTAAGAAGACGAGTGGGGGGAACTTATACGATGTGGACCCAGGTCAGGAACCCAATAAGGCGAGAACCCTGCCTAGCCAGGGGAGTAAGGACTTCAG gaatCCATGTTTAGGCGTTGGCGAAGAAATGAGCCTTCGCCAATTCTGCTCACCGAGTGAGTTACTTACTAAGCTCAGGGCAGATCTGAGGCTTTCATTTCCTAG TTTCGTCCAAGAGTTCGCGAGTGAGCCTCTAGATGGAGTGACGTTACTTCTCGAACTCCTGCGCAATGTTCAACTGAGTCAAACGGGAGATGGGGCAAGGGGACCTCCAGCTGTCAGGCGTAGGCCACTCCTGGATGAGCTGGCTTGTTT gcaATGCCTTTGGAGTTGCTGCACCAGGTATTCAGAATGTGTGAGGAGGTTGGTGGCCTGTTCCAACGGAGTATACGCTCTGGCTGTTTGCATCATGTCTACTGTCAATAAGTCTAGGATTCTTGCCTTACAG cttCTCACGAAGGCCTGCGAGGCTCCAGCACATGGCCACAGTATGATATCAGAAGCATTATCAACACTTCGCCTTCGATATGGTGAACCAGTCAGGTTCAGGTTCCTGGTGGGAATGCTACAAAGCACCGGCGGATCTGGAGACCTGCAAGCAGCTGGTCTGGCCTTTATCAATTCGCTGTTGAACAGCGCCCCATCTCCCCAAAGGAAACTCTACATACAGGCCGAGTTGGAGCAGGCAGGGTTCGAAGttgttacttttaaaaag atCGTCGCCAAACTACCGAACCCCAACGAACACGTAGTGAATGAAATAGAAAAGTACGAGAGACAATTGATAGATATTGATACTCTTAGTGAAAAGGCAACAGAGGCCCAAAAGGAGAAGGACGACCTAAGACACAAATTGGAACTTTTGGAGAGACGAGTCAAG ATCCTACAGGAAGAGAAAGGAATTCTATTATCTTTGGAAAAATGTCTGAAGGAAAAATGTTGTGAGTTACAAGAAGAAGTGAGTACACTTCGCTCCGAGCACAGTACTTCAAGTAGAAAGAAAACGTTTgtgattaagaaaaaaaactccACGCATAGAAGAAGAG ATGAATCATCACCTCCTGAAGATGAAGGTATAAGTTCCTCGGAAAGATCTCTCAGCCCTGAAGGAGACCCACAAAGGGAGTCAATGGTTTACGaagtattcaatattaaaaatgaaacatacGACCTACTACGAAACAAAAGAACACTCCATAAGAAACTGGAAAGCACCAAAAATCACAAAAAGTCGACTGACGATGAAGATGACACAACAATTGATGAAGTTATTCAAGAACTCAGAAATATCGTTAATCACGCAGAATCCGAACAGTATTTAAACAGAACAGATGGCAAATGCAAAAGCAATCGCACTTCAGAAACAGACTATCAAAAAGACAGAAGCGAAGAAAAGGAAGACTCAATAACAAGCACCAGGCACAGCATTCATATAACCAGTAGCAATGAATTTGAAGACAATAGCAGCGATGAGAACGGCAAAATTGTGCCCACCAAGTTATACCCTCAACCACCAAATAAAAACAGAAGCCTCAGTCAATTATTCCCTCACGTCGAAAAAGGGCTTTTGTTTAACAAATCGCAGGATTTCTTTGATATGTACTGTTCGAGTGATGAAGGTTCCGATTCTCTACTCAGCGTTTCACGGTGTCGCAGTCGTGTTAAGAAAACCGATTCGCTCACAAGTTTTGACTTTACTAAATGCCGAGCTAAATTCAACGAAATCGATACAGATGACAATAAactaagaaaatcaaagactaGAGAGGATTCAAGGAAGCCAACAGTTAAACGAAGTGAATCTTTCCAATCTGAGAAAGGATCGAGGCAACGTGAATACATTGAAAGTATGTTTGAAAGTCACTCGTCCCTTATCGAGCCATCGCCGCTCCAACGTTCCGGCTCTAAATGCAGTCGCGTCGATGAAATCGTGAATTTAATAGAATCAAAAAAGCTGACGAAAAGCTTAGACAGAATTGACGAAGGTCTCAACTCAATGGTCGATATAATAATGGTCCCCGAAACGAGAAAGACGACGTGGTCGTATGAGAAGCGCCAGAGATCGGTGTCTCGTGCCAACAGCGAAATCGATGAACCTCCTCTGATGCCCAGATCCAGTAGTAGAACACATTCGTACGAAAACAAAGAAGACAAATGCGATAAATTTTCAACTGCTAGAACGACGGGGTCGTTCGATACGAATTTcaataatacgtttatgaTGAAGCGTGGGAGTAACACAGGGTTCTATTCTGGGACCCCAATGTTGAGAGACGCTCCGGCTAGCATGACCAGTCTGGTTACGAATGGAACACATAGTTATAGCGATATGAAGAGGACGTTTTCACCAATCAGCTCCAGTTATGGCCTCAATAAAGTAACGGATATGCCTTCAGGGTTGTACTAA